A region of Paraburkholderia largidicola DNA encodes the following proteins:
- a CDS encoding FMN-binding glutamate synthase family protein, whose translation MFSRRYLAMWGAILLLAACAALAATGHIAWLWIIVPVLLVALGAYDLTQERHAILRNYPLWGHFRFLFEFIRPEIRQYFVEDDTEEKPFSRAQRSIVYQRAKNEVDSRPYGTEIDVKATGHEFISHSLVPTKLDGHDFRVVVGANRAQPYSMSIFNISAMSFGSLSANAIMALNLGAKKGNFAHDTGEGSMSKYHREHGGDIIWEIASGYFGCRNDDGTFNADKFAKQASEPQVKMIEVKLSQGAKPGHGGVLPAAKITPEISETRGVPMGRDCISPATHSEFSTPRELLEFVERLRNLSGGKPTGFKLCIGHPWEFFGIAKAMLETGILPDFIVVDGAEGGTGAAPLEFTDHIGVPLQEGLLLVHNTLVGVGLRDKIRIGASGKMITAFDIAKTLAIGADWVNAARGFMFAVGCIQAQTCHTGRCPTGVATQDPVRQRALIVTDKSDRVFNFHHNTLHALQEIVQAAGLRHPADLRAHHIVRRVSSYEVRLMSDLLKYLEPGDLLVGQYRYTLYEKWWPVARSDSFAPELESATA comes from the coding sequence ATGTTTTCTCGACGTTATCTGGCGATGTGGGGTGCCATCCTGCTGCTGGCGGCCTGCGCCGCGCTCGCGGCAACCGGTCACATCGCATGGCTGTGGATCATCGTGCCCGTGCTGCTGGTCGCGCTCGGCGCCTACGATCTGACGCAGGAGCGCCACGCGATCCTGCGCAACTATCCGCTGTGGGGGCATTTCCGCTTCCTGTTCGAGTTCATCCGGCCTGAGATCCGCCAGTATTTCGTCGAAGACGACACCGAAGAAAAGCCGTTCTCGCGTGCGCAACGCAGCATCGTCTATCAGCGCGCGAAGAATGAAGTGGACAGCCGTCCTTACGGCACGGAAATCGACGTGAAGGCGACGGGCCACGAATTCATCAGCCATTCGCTCGTGCCGACCAAGCTCGACGGCCACGACTTTCGTGTCGTGGTCGGGGCGAACCGCGCGCAGCCGTATTCGATGTCGATCTTCAACATCTCCGCGATGAGCTTCGGCTCGCTGTCGGCGAACGCGATTATGGCGCTGAACCTCGGCGCGAAGAAAGGCAACTTCGCGCACGACACGGGCGAAGGCTCGATGTCGAAGTATCACCGCGAGCATGGCGGCGACATCATCTGGGAAATCGCATCGGGCTACTTCGGCTGCCGCAACGACGACGGCACGTTCAACGCCGACAAGTTCGCGAAGCAGGCCAGCGAGCCGCAAGTGAAGATGATCGAGGTAAAGCTGTCGCAAGGTGCGAAGCCGGGCCACGGTGGCGTGTTGCCCGCCGCGAAGATCACGCCCGAAATCTCCGAAACACGCGGCGTGCCGATGGGCCGCGATTGCATCTCGCCCGCCACGCACTCGGAGTTTTCGACGCCGCGCGAACTGCTCGAATTCGTCGAGCGTCTGCGCAACCTGTCGGGCGGCAAGCCAACGGGCTTCAAGCTGTGCATCGGGCATCCGTGGGAATTCTTCGGCATCGCCAAGGCAATGCTGGAAACGGGCATCCTGCCGGACTTCATCGTCGTCGACGGCGCGGAAGGCGGCACGGGCGCGGCGCCGCTCGAATTCACCGATCACATCGGCGTGCCGCTGCAGGAAGGGCTGCTGCTCGTGCACAACACGTTAGTTGGCGTCGGCTTGCGCGACAAGATTCGCATTGGCGCGAGCGGCAAGATGATTACGGCTTTCGATATCGCGAAGACGCTGGCGATCGGCGCTGACTGGGTGAATGCCGCGCGCGGGTTCATGTTCGCGGTTGGGTGTATTCAGGCGCAGACGTGTCATACGGGTCGTTGCCCGACGGGTGTTGCGACGCAGGACCCTGTGCGCCAGCGGGCGCTGATCGTTACCGACAAGTCGGACCGCGTGTTCAACTTTCATCACAACACGCTGCATGCGTTGCAGGAGATCGTTCAGGCTGCTGGCCTGCGGCATCCTGCTGATCTGCGTGCGCACCATATCGTGCGGCGGGTGTCGTCGTATGAGGTGCGGTTGATGTCGGATCTGCTGAAGTATCTCGAACCTGGCGATTTG